The following DNA comes from Geobacter sp..
CAACCGACATTACTGTCAGTGGCGACAGAGTCGGTATCTTTGGCGTATCGGGTAGCGGTAAATCATCATTGGTGAGTATGCTGGCAGGATTGCTCAAACCTGACAGCGGCGAGATATTTCTGGATGGCGAATGCCTTTTCAGCAGCGCCAAAAGAATCAATGTGCGCCCCGAAAAGAGGCGTATCGCCATGGTGTTCCAGCATCACAGCCTCTTTTCGCACCTGAACGTCAGGAATAATCTGCTCTATGGCTTCAAACGCTGCAGTCCGGATCATCAAGGCATTGATTTCGACTCCCTGGTTCAGGTCCTCAATCTGGAAGAGATCCTTGACCGCGAAGTAATGAACCTGTCGGGAGGCGAAAAACAGCGAGTTGCCCTGGGACGGGCAATATTGGCAAATCCACGCCTGTTGCTGATGGACGAACCCCTCTCGGCCCTGGACGATTCACTCCGCTTCCAGATCATCCCTTATCTGAAAAGTGTCAGCGAGCGTTTTGGCATTCCATATTTCTTTATCTCCCATGCCCTGGTCGAGATGCGTCTGATGACCGATACCGTGCTGGTATTCGAAAAGGGGAAGATGGTCGAGCAGACCACCAGCGAGCAGTTGGCCCGCAATCGCATGGGGTTGAGCCCGGTTGGCTACATCAATCTTCTGCAACTGAGCAACATGACCGTACGGAACGGCATGTGCGCCTATCGCTGGCAGGGAGGTGAACTGCTCCTCTCCGCCAGTAACCAGGATACGCCCCATGGCCTGTTCGAGCTCTCCTCAAAGGACATTATCCTTTTCAAGAAACACCCCGAAGCGATCAGTGCCCGCAATCTGATGCAATGCACCGTTGCCGGCCTGTTCGAGAGCGGCACGAAGATAGGAGTGGAGCTGCAATGCGGCGAGGGGAAGCTGGTTGCCGAGATCGTGCCGGATGCCGCCCGTGAACTGGGGATCGAAAAGGGGTGCGTCATCCATGCGGCCTGCAAGGCGTCGGCTTTCCGGAGATTGGCAAGCAGTGACCTGAAACTGGGGGTACAGTGAGATGGCCGGATATCGAGAAAGCGGGGAGAGGTGATGCATATGGAAAATCTGCTGCTGGAGATCGTCGAAGAGATTGCGGTTGTCACGGTGAACCGGCCCGCAGCCCTCAACGCCTTGACCATGGCGACGCTTGAGGAGCTCAACGGTCTGGTCGAGGAGATAGACGGCAATCGCGGGATACGGGTCGCAATCCTTACCGGTGCCGGTACAAAGGCGTTCGTTGCCGGGGCGGATATCGCCATGATGCGTGATATGACGCCGGCACAGGCAAGGGACATGGCATTGCGGGCACACCGCGTCTTTTCCGCCATCGAACGGTCGCCCAAACCGTTCATCGCTGCGGTGAACGGCTATGCCCTGGGGGGAGGGTGTGAACTGGCCATGTGCTGCGACATCCGGATCGCCGCCCAAACAGCCCGTTTCGGCCAGCCCGAGATCAACCTGGGGATCATCCCCGGTTTCGGCGGCACCCAGCGGCTCCCCCGCCTGATCGGCAAGGGGAGGGCGCTGGAGATGATCCTGACCGGCGAGATGATCGACGCCCAGGAGGCGTACCGCATCGGTCTCGTGAACCGGGTCGTCCCGGCCGACGAACTGATGGCGACGGTGCAGGGGATGGCGGCCCGCCTGGCGGCCAAGGGGCTGCCGGCGCTGCGGGCGTGCAAGGAGGCGGTATCGACCGGCCTGGAGCTCGACCTGGCCAGTGCGCTGACCTGCGAGGCCGGGCTGTTCGGACTCACCTTTGCCACCACGGACCAGAAGGAAGGGATGAGCGCCTTTTTGGAGAAGCGTGCTGCGGCATTCACGGATAGCTGATTCCAGCAGAGCGGCCGATGTCAAGCAGAGGAAATCAGGAAAGAGGCTTCGGCCTCTTTTTTGCTGGCCGCAGCGTTTTTTCTGCCGATCCGATGCCCTGATCTCGTTGCAGCATATTTATTTGTACAGTTGGCAGGAATCGTATAATTTTCGGGATACTGTCTGTGGAGCGCCGTCCAGAGCCGATCCGCAGCATATCTTTTTGTTATGCATTGTATGGTGCAGATATACTATGACTCCTTCCCATGGAGTGCCGTCTGTCTGGGCTGTTACGGGCATTATTGGGAATAGTTCACGATTCTGGGTGGTTAGCTTGTGTTGTTAAAAAATATCTAATTTGTGGCACGGCCGCTGCAATAGTAAAAAACAAAAGCAACGCCAGCCAGGTGAAATAAAAGGGAGGACGCCATGAGAACTTTAACTACCATCTTCGCAGCAGTCGCAGGAATCGCACCGGCCGCCACCGCATTCGCCGCTTCCGGAGCACGGGAAGACAACAGCGGGATCTACTCCACCATATTTCTCGGCCTCTGTGCCCTGATCGTTATCGGACAGCTGGTCCCTGCAGTAATGGTTATGCTCGGTTTCGCCAGGGGCGTGCGGAAGGAAGCCAAATCCGAGGTCGCATAAAGGGAGGTGACGATGCAGCAGAACAGACGGTTTGGAACCTGAGAGGGCCGCTTCATGAAAGCGGCCCTCTCTTTTTATTCATGCCTGCCGGTCAGTTGGCAACGACGCTGCCGATTGTCCGCATATCCCCGCCGAGCGCCTGGTGGGGCTTCATGATGGTCGTGAGGCGGTTCAGGTCCTTGGCGACGCGGCCGAAGAGGTGGGGCCAGTCGCCGTGAGCGCGCTGCCGCACCAGCTTCATGCCGGGATACCAGGGAGAATCGTCCCGTTCAAGCATCCAGCGCCAGTTGGGCACGTATGCCAAAAGGCACCAGACCGGTATTCCCAGACCACCTGCCATATGTACCGTGGAGTTGTCGACGGAAATAACCAGGTCGAGGGCGGCAACCTGGGCGGCAAAGTCGTCCAGGTTGCGCAGGGGATCGGCGTCGTCCCAGTCGTGGATGGTGATCCCCAGCCGGTCGCGGATGTTGTCCAGCTCCTTCTGGCAGTCGCCATACTGGAGATTGACGAAATGGACATGGGGCGTCGTGAGCACGTCCTGCCACTGGAGAAGCTCTGTCGAGCGGATGCGGCTGGAACCGGCCCGCAGGCCGCCGCGCCAGGAGATGCCGACCTTCAGGCCCGGCCCGAGCGCTGCATAGCGGCTCTTCCATCTGTCCACCGCCTTCCGGCAGGGGGTCAGCCAGGGACCGTGGCCGTTGAAGTCGCTGAAGGCATTCCTGAAGTGGCGGGGGAGCGAGGCGAGAGGGAGCTTGTAGTCGAGCGGGGGGAGCACCTGTTGCAGGGGTTCGCCGTCCAGCTCGGTCTGGGGGATGACCGTGACGGCCGGAAAGGAGCGGGCGAACAGCGGCACCAGGCGGGCATCGCATTCCAGGATGCAGTGATCCGTTGCGTCGCAGATCTCCCGGAGGCAGGAGGTGAACATGATCTCTTCTCCCACCCCCTGTTCCGCATAGACAAGGATGCGCCTGTCGTGCAGTTCTGCGCCGTCGAATCCGGGGACCTGCAACCGCGCGTGGCTGTCCTTCTCGATCTTCAGCCGCAGCTCGTACCATTTCCAGCCTTGCTGCAGATTGCCCTGGCGGAGATTGAGCAGCGCCAGGCTCCAGAGGGCGAAGAGATAGTTCGGGCAGAGGGCGAGCGTTGCCCGGAAATGGGTGGCTGCCTGGTCGAACAGGCCGAGCTCTTCGCTGATGACGCCGAGGTTGCAGCGTGCCTCCACGTAACCCGGCTTGATGGCCAGGGCCCTGATGCAGGCGTTTCTCGCCTCGTCCAGCCGGCCGAGCTCCTTGAGGGTGCTGCCGAGATTGTTGTACGCTTCGGCGAAGTCGGGCCTAAGCGCCATGGCGCGACGATGTTCCCGTTCCGCCTCGTCGAGCCTGCCGAGGTTCTGCAGCGCCGCGCCCAGGTTGTTGTGGGCCATGGCAAAGTCGGACTGCAGGGTTACGGCGTGCCGGTACGCCTTTTCGGCCTCAGTGAGCCTGCCGAGGTTGTGCAGGACAATCCCCAGGTTGTTGTAGGTCGCGGCGTAGTCGGATTTGAGTATCAATGCCTGGCGCAGGACCTTTTCCGCATCCTCCAGCCGGTTGAGCTTGAGGAGCGTTTCGCCCAGCCTGACAAAGGCAACATGGTCTGTTGCATCGGGTTCCGTTGTCTGTTCCACACTCTTCACTTTCGAGGTCGATGGCCGGTGCTCTGCCTTCAGGTCGTGCTGCTGCGTCCGGCCAGTTCCGGTTCCCCGAAGAGCGCCTGTTGCGACACCTGCGATGAATCCTCGCTGAGGCGGAGCAGCATGAACTGGGATATCCTGTGGCACCAGACCAGCATGGTGACCGGCTTGCCAGGGTCGCGGTCTGCCAGTGCCTTGCTGAGGTCGGAAAGCGACGTGATCGGTTCGCCGTCGACCATGGAGATCACATCGCCGGATTCGATGCCCGATTTTGTCGCTGCGCAGCCGAACCGCGCCCCCAGCACCACGACCCCCGGCGCTGCCAGGCCGTTCCAGTCCCGGCGTTTCTTGTCCGCTTCGGCGATGATCATTCCGAGGGCGTGCAGCACGTTTTCGTTCTCAGCCGGTGTCCGGCCGATTTCGTGTTCTGGCATGAGGTTCACCTAGTAGTGGAATGAAATGCCCTGAAAAGGGTGCCGGCGTATGGCCACGCCGGTCGTGCGTTCCCGGCAAGCGGGCCTTACAGACGCCGGGATTGAAAGACCGGATCGCACAGCCCGGAAAAGGAGCGCCGCCGGGTAAAGGTGCTCCGATTGAGGCGGACCGTCAGAAACCGCCAGATATCCTTGTGTCGGAGCAGGATGCCGATCGGCACATCGATGGTGTACGAGGAGAGATACCGCTTCATGGCTCCCGGCGAGGTAACGGGGATACCGTTTATTTCACAGATGATGTCGCCGACCTTGACCCCTGCCTTGGCTGCCGGACTCTTCAGATGGCTGCCGAGCATGCCTGTCACGACGATCCCTTTTCCTTCTTCCAGGCCGTGCAACTCGGCGGCTTCGCGGCTCATTTCCCCTGCGAAGATTCCCAGCGCCCGCATGGGTATCGGCGGCGACAGACGGCGATCGACCGGCGTTTCTCCGGAAGCTTTCATGATACTCTCCTTTTCTGCGTGGCTCAGAACGTCTCTCCCGCAAATCCGTCGTATTCGTCGGCGCTGGAGTCGAGAACCTTGCCGGTATCGTCTTTGCCCATGAACTTGAAAACGAGATGCGCCGGGTCGATGGTCGCATCCCCTTCGGCGTTCTGGCTCAGTGTGAAGGTGATGGTGGCGCGCTGGGTGGTCGCATCGTACATGACGCTCTTCGGGATCGGGGAGAGGGTCACGTCGTTCTGGTCGGAGAGGTAGACGCCGTTGTTGTAGCTTCCCTCCACCCCTCCCGTGGCCTTGGTGATGGACCAGTTGGTGATGTTCATAACCGAGGCTACATCCATGTCGCTGTCGAACTGGAACTGGATGGTGAAGTCCTTGGATGAGTTCGGGTTGGCAAGCTCCGTGTCGAGGAGGTAGAGGGGGGTGGCGCCCATGAATACCGTCGACAGGGTGGTACCCGAGCTGACGACGCCGGTCATCTTCGGCTGCCGGATCGCCTCTTCGAGCGCCTCCGCATCCACATCGGTCTCTGCGGTATCGGCATCCTTGAGGATGTTGATCTGCTGCTGCACCTCGTCGGTCTTGCCGAGCCCCACATAGGCGTTTCCCAGCTCGTAGTAGGCGTCGTAGAACTCATCACGCAGGCTCGTCGCCTTTTCCAGTTGAGTGACGGCATCGCTGTACTGGCCGAGTTTGTTGTAGGCGCAGCCGAGGCCGTAATAGATGTTGCCGTCGTTGGGGGAGAGCCTGGCGGCATTCTTGAACTGGGTGGCCGCTTCGGCGGCCCGGTCGTTCTTCAGCAGGAAGAGGCCGTAGGAATAGGAGGCCAGCTCCTCGCTCGGGTCGGCGCTTATTGCCGCCTTGTATTCCTTTTCCGCCTCGGTGTTCTGGTTCTGCTCCATGTAGATGTTGGCCAGGTTGACATGGGTTTCCGCCTGGGTGTTGTCGACGGCCAGCGAGGTCTTGTAGGCCTCGATCGCCTCCTTGTTCTTCCCCAGCTTGAGATAGGCGGTGGCGAGGTAGTTGTAGGCATCGGTCGATTGGGGGTCGTAGGCGATGGCTGCCCTGAACGCCTGAACCGACTGGGTATATTTCTCATTCTGCAGGAGGGTTATGGCGCTCGACAGCATGGTCGAGGAGAGCGAGGTGCGTGTATCCTGCTGAGAAGTGAGGGCTGAAAACATCTTTTCAGCCATATTGCTGATTTCCATGGGACCTCCAGTCATTGGGGTGTCATGCCGCGTCAACCCGGAACACCGGGCGGATCGGGGCTACAGGGCCTTTATGCTGATGACGTCCGTGAGCGGGACCGATACCGCGCCCAGGGTGAGGGCAGGGGTGTCGTCGGAAAGCGACACGCCGTCCACGAGCCCGGTGGTATACGTTGATGCGGTCACGTCGACGCCACTGGAGGAGCTGGCGGAAACGGCGAAGGTGTATGCCCCGGCCGAAACCGGTTCCCCGGAATTGTTTTTTCCGTCCCAGGTATAGGAATGGTCCCCTGCTTCCAGCCCGGACTGGGTGACGGTCCTGACGGCAGCGCCCGAGGCGTCGGAGATGGTGATGGTCACAGAGTTGGCCGCCCCTTTGAGATTGTACTGGAGCTCCGCTGCCGAAGAGCCATCGAACGAGATGCCGTCGCCATTTGCCGTAATCGACTTGCCGATGAAGGAGACGGATGACAGGCTGCTGCTGTTGTTTTGGGCTGCCAGCAGGTTCTGCAGGGCAGTCGTGGTGTTGTAGGCCTGCTCCACCTGGGTCAGCTGGGCGAGCTGGGCGATGAATTCGCTGCTGTCCTGGGGGTCGAGCGGGTCCTGGTTCTTGAGCTGTTCGATGAACAGTTTGAGGAAATCGTCCTTGTCCAGCCCGGTCGCTTCCTTCATGGATGAGGATGCGGTTGAGGATGTCGTCGATGTTACGCTGGTTATCATGGTGATCCTCCTGTCTGAAAACCGTTGTCAATGGCCCGTGACGATTGGAAACAGGCTGCCCGCCCGTCCGGACAGCCTGTTTCGTTCTCTGCGTCGAAGATGCTCTCGATCAGGACGTTATGCTCAAAAGCGAGCTCGTGGTTGAGCTGCCTGACGAGGAATACTGGGCCAGGTTTTGCAGCAGGCTCTGCAGTTCTGCGATCTGGTCCGCAAGGACCGAGGTGTCGGTGTCGCTTGCGGTCGTGCCATCCGTGCTGCCCGGTGGTGGGGGCGGCGGTTTGAAGCCGTTTTTTTCCATTGCCGTCTTCAGCTCTTCGGCACTCAGGGAGCCGTCTCCGTCGGTGTCATAGCTGGAAAAGGCGTCGTCGCTGACATCCAGGGTCTGGCCGGTCATCTGGGAGAGGTTTTCGGACAGGGTCTTCAGTTCGTCCTGCGAGATGCCGCCGCTCTCGTCGCTGTCGACTTCGTTGAAGAACCCATCCGTTTTGGCCATGGATGACTGGACAAGGCTCCCCGCAACGGAGCTCGACTCGGAACTGTCGTCCGACGAATCGCGGCCGGCAAGGGTACTCAGTTTTTCCAGCAGCGTGTTCAGGGTGTCGATCAGGTTGGCGAGGGTGTCCTCGTCCGCGCTGTTCGCGTTGGCTTCATAGGAGCTTGCCGCCTGTTGCGGTGGCGGCGGCGGTGGGGGGGCCATCCCCTCCATCCCCTTTGGCGCCGAGAAGCCGCTGTTTTCCATGACGGCCTTCAGCTCTTCCGCGCTCAGCGAACCGCTGCCGTCGCTGTCATAGCCTGCGACGGCTTCATCGCTTGCGTCGATGGTCTGCCCCGTCTTTTCCTGGATCTTTTCCGCCAGGGTCTTCAGTTCCGCCTGCGAAACCTCGCCGCTGCCGTCGCTGTCCACCTTCTTGAAGAACTCCTGTGGATCGGGACGATACATGGCTGCACTACCAATACTGCTGATCATAAGCACCTCCTTTGAGAATTGGGGGGCTCCATGCCCCGGCCAGCCTATATCGTCTGAGCGGCACCGTGCGGATGAAGTATCCGCCTACTCGGCAGGTGGGTTTCCCGGAGGTTGGGGATTCCACTGCTCGGGCGCGGGCCGATGTTCAGGCCCCGGAGGCCGCAGCTCTTTGAGTAATTCACGCTGATCGTCCGTCAGGACGGCATTGATCCGGCTCTGTGTTCTGATTCGGGACAGGGTGAGCTCGGCTTCCAGTTGTCCCTGTGCCATGGCAATCTTCCGTGTCGCCGCTTCGTCGAAGGTTGTCGCCTCGCCAGCCTGCATCAGCTTTTTCCGGTTTTCGTGCAGCCTGTCGCGCAGTGCCGTGCCCTGCTCCTGTTCAGCATTCAGAATGGTCTGAATCTTCCCTTTCTGCGCGTCGCTCAGTCTGAGGATCTTTGCCATCCGCTCGAAAAAATGCCCTGGACCTCTCTCCGCTCCCGGCGGCGGCCCGCCGAAGTCGCCTGGCGGACCATGGCCCGCCAGGGCGGCACCTGCCCCGCCGCCGATCATCGCGGCCATCACCGCGATTGCTATACTCACTCTTCTTCTCATGGGTGTTCTCCCTTCTCGAGTTATCCGGCACCCCATTCTGGGGTCCTTTTGTAATAGGGATACTCGATGAGTATGGAGGAAATACGAAGGAATTGAGGAATTGCCCAATCCCTTTCGCCAAGCGCCTCTACAGGTTGTTGAAAAACTCAGGTTGTTCAAAAACGGTCAGATCGTTGCACCCGCAGAAAGCCCCGCGGAGGCGTAGTACCCACAGGGCATAAACAGCGCTACGCCGCACAAGGCGGCTTTCGAGGACGGCGGCGAGATGGCCGTTTTTAGCTGCGCTGAAACTTCGTTTTCAACAACCTGCTACAGGTAATCGAGGAGCGACAGGTCCGATATCTTAGCCGTTGCGGAAAGCGTCGCCTCGAAGGCGGTCTGCTGCAGCGACAGTTCCACTCCCAGTTTTGCAATGTCGGCGTTCTGGATGGTGCCGGCAATGGTCTGCAGGGAATTCTTCATGCTCGTGTGCAGGTTGGTCATGCTTTCGAGCCTGGTCAACCGCGATGCGACATCGACCTGGGCGTTGGTGATCTGCTCGGCGCCTGCTTCAAGGGCCTGGGCACCTGCCTGGATAGCCGCCGGATCGCTTTCGTGGGTACTGTCGCCGACAGCCGCCATCAGGTCGTCAAAGGCCTGCAGGATATCGGTAGTGCCATAGCTGGGGTCCGTGCCGGTCCCTTTCAGCAGCCGGTCGCCAGTGATGTTGATCGCCTGGGACGACGACTGGGAGATGTCGACCACGATCTGGCTGCCGTCCCCCGCATAATCGTTGGAGCTGTTGCTGAACGGGGCAGCCGAATTGTCGAATCCGCCGAAGATGTACTGGTCTCCCAACTGGGTATTCCCCATGTCGACGATCTGCTTCTTCAGGGTTTCCAGCTGGTCGTTTACGTTCTGGCGATCCGAAGCATCGGTGCTGCCGCTGTTGATGGTCGCCACCAGTTCCTTTGCCTGGGCCAGTATGTCGGCCATCCCGGTCAGGGCGGTGCTGGACACCTCCAGCCAGGTCGTCGACTTGGTGATGTTGGTGGTGTACTGGTCGATGCTGTTGATCTTGTCGTCCAGGTCGAGGAGGGTGCGGGTCGAGATCGGGTCGTCGCTGGGCCTGTTGATGTTGCGTTCCGAGGCGATCTTCTCCTGAGTGGCGTCCAGTTGCTCCCGTGCCTGCTGGATATAGTAGACGGCGTTGTCTGCGGTGATGTTCGAGGTGATGCGCATGGATCTGTCTCCTTTTTTCGTCGTGGTTCCTTAGAAACCGGACAACTGTGTTGCAGATCGGAAACGAGGGATTTTTTGTCCTGGCAAGGAAATCAAGGGATTGCGCGGAGGCTTGAGCCACGCTACGCCGCACAAGGAATCCCGAAGATTGACACCGCCAGGGCGAAAAAGAACCGTTTCTGCACGTAAACCGAATAACAGGCGATTGTGCAGGAAAAGAGGAAAAAATGAGGAAATGCGTGGAATTGCAAAAGCCTGCTTGCCTGCTTGCCGGACATCTGTGGTAAAACTAAAACGAGCATTGGGGTCGGAAATATGGTTCAGAGGTGCACATGAAGATCGGCATAACCCATAGGCTGTTCCTGGCGATTCTGATGGCCGCGGGCCTGGCTGTGGTCAGCATGGTGCTTATCATGCAGTGGAACGTCAGCCGGGGGTTTCTCCGCTATGTGAACAGCGTGGAAAAAAACTGGGTGACCCGATTGGCGGCAAAGCTCGAACAGGGATACGGCGAGGGCCGGAGCTGGAATTTCGTGGTCGCCGACCAGGAACGATGGCGCACGTTCGTCATGTCGGCGCTTCCCGACGAGGGACCGCCCCGAGATGATCTGCCGGAGCATGGGCAGCTGGATGACAGACCTGCACCGGATGGCGTCCGCCATCCCGGTACCCCCCCCGTCAAGCCGTTGCCCCCTCATGTGGCTGGGCAGTTCATCCACCGCCTCTATCTTCTGGACGCGAAGAAGCGGGTTCTGTTGGGAGAGGTGCAACTCCCCGCCGACTACGAAGCGACCCCCCTGCGCCACAACAACCGGGTGGTCGGCTATCTCGGGCTCGTGCCGCTCACCAAGCTTTCCGCCCCTCCCGAGCGCCGTTTCCTGAAGGAACTGCAGGTCGCCTTTATCCTGGTGGCCGGGATCATCGTCGTGGTGGCTACCGGGCTGTCGTTCTTGCTCACCAGGCGGCTGGTGCAACCGCTTCGGGACCTGGCCCAGGCTACGTATCGGCTGACCGCGGGCGAGTTCTCCGCGCGGGTTCCGGTTACCTCC
Coding sequences within:
- the modC gene encoding molybdenum ABC transporter ATP-binding protein, translated to MHLSITVKKSFGAFTLATDITVSGDRVGIFGVSGSGKSSLVSMLAGLLKPDSGEIFLDGECLFSSAKRINVRPEKRRIAMVFQHHSLFSHLNVRNNLLYGFKRCSPDHQGIDFDSLVQVLNLEEILDREVMNLSGGEKQRVALGRAILANPRLLLMDEPLSALDDSLRFQIIPYLKSVSERFGIPYFFISHALVEMRLMTDTVLVFEKGKMVEQTTSEQLARNRMGLSPVGYINLLQLSNMTVRNGMCAYRWQGGELLLSASNQDTPHGLFELSSKDIILFKKHPEAISARNLMQCTVAGLFESGTKIGVELQCGEGKLVAEIVPDAARELGIEKGCVIHAACKASAFRRLASSDLKLGVQ
- a CDS encoding crotonase codes for the protein MENLLLEIVEEIAVVTVNRPAALNALTMATLEELNGLVEEIDGNRGIRVAILTGAGTKAFVAGADIAMMRDMTPAQARDMALRAHRVFSAIERSPKPFIAAVNGYALGGGCELAMCCDIRIAAQTARFGQPEINLGIIPGFGGTQRLPRLIGKGRALEMILTGEMIDAQEAYRIGLVNRVVPADELMATVQGMAARLAAKGLPALRACKEAVSTGLELDLASALTCEAGLFGLTFATTDQKEGMSAFLEKRAAAFTDS
- a CDS encoding tetratricopeptide repeat protein, whose amino-acid sequence is MRRCDLHGRRRTDHVAFRPQQGTGRPRPWQAGHHAGLVPQDIPVHAAPPQRGFIAGVATGALRGTGTGRTQQHDLKAEHRPSTSKVKSVEQTTEPDATDHVAFVRLGETLLKLNRLEDAEKVLRQALILKSDYAATYNNLGIVLHNLGRLTEAEKAYRHAVTLQSDFAMAHNNLGAALQNLGRLDEAEREHRRAMALRPDFAEAYNNLGSTLKELGRLDEARNACIRALAIKPGYVEARCNLGVISEELGLFDQAATHFRATLALCPNYLFALWSLALLNLRQGNLQQGWKWYELRLKIEKDSHARLQVPGFDGAELHDRRILVYAEQGVGEEIMFTSCLREICDATDHCILECDARLVPLFARSFPAVTVIPQTELDGEPLQQVLPPLDYKLPLASLPRHFRNAFSDFNGHGPWLTPCRKAVDRWKSRYAALGPGLKVGISWRGGLRAGSSRIRSTELLQWQDVLTTPHVHFVNLQYGDCQKELDNIRDRLGITIHDWDDADPLRNLDDFAAQVAALDLVISVDNSTVHMAGGLGIPVWCLLAYVPNWRWMLERDDSPWYPGMKLVRQRAHGDWPHLFGRVAKDLNRLTTIMKPHQALGGDMRTIGSVVAN
- a CDS encoding PDZ domain-containing protein, yielding MPEHEIGRTPAENENVLHALGMIIAEADKKRRDWNGLAAPGVVVLGARFGCAATKSGIESGDVISMVDGEPITSLSDLSKALADRDPGKPVTMLVWCHRISQFMLLRLSEDSSQVSQQALFGEPELAGRSSTT
- a CDS encoding PDZ domain-containing protein: MKASGETPVDRRLSPPIPMRALGIFAGEMSREAAELHGLEEGKGIVVTGMLGSHLKSPAAKAGVKVGDIICEINGIPVTSPGAMKRYLSSYTIDVPIGILLRHKDIWRFLTVRLNRSTFTRRRSFSGLCDPVFQSRRL
- a CDS encoding tetratricopeptide repeat protein translates to MTGGPMEISNMAEKMFSALTSQQDTRTSLSSTMLSSAITLLQNEKYTQSVQAFRAAIAYDPQSTDAYNYLATAYLKLGKNKEAIEAYKTSLAVDNTQAETHVNLANIYMEQNQNTEAEKEYKAAISADPSEELASYSYGLFLLKNDRAAEAATQFKNAARLSPNDGNIYYGLGCAYNKLGQYSDAVTQLEKATSLRDEFYDAYYELGNAYVGLGKTDEVQQQINILKDADTAETDVDAEALEEAIRQPKMTGVVSSGTTLSTVFMGATPLYLLDTELANPNSSKDFTIQFQFDSDMDVASVMNITNWSITKATGGVEGSYNNGVYLSDQNDVTLSPIPKSVMYDATTQRATITFTLSQNAEGDATIDPAHLVFKFMGKDDTGKVLDSSADEYDGFAGETF
- a CDS encoding flagellar hook assembly protein FlgD, with protein sequence MITSVTSTTSSTASSSMKEATGLDKDDFLKLFIEQLKNQDPLDPQDSSEFIAQLAQLTQVEQAYNTTTALQNLLAAQNNSSSLSSVSFIGKSITANGDGISFDGSSAAELQYNLKGAANSVTITISDASGAAVRTVTQSGLEAGDHSYTWDGKNNSGEPVSAGAYTFAVSASSSSGVDVTASTYTTGLVDGVSLSDDTPALTLGAVSVPLTDVISIKAL
- a CDS encoding periplasmic heavy metal sensor, with product MGCRITREGRTPMRRRVSIAIAVMAAMIGGGAGAALAGHGPPGDFGGPPPGAERGPGHFFERMAKILRLSDAQKGKIQTILNAEQEQGTALRDRLHENRKKLMQAGEATTFDEAATRKIAMAQGQLEAELTLSRIRTQSRINAVLTDDQRELLKELRPPGPEHRPAPEQWNPQPPGNPPAE
- the flgL gene encoding flagellar hook-associated protein 3; the encoded protein is MRITSNITADNAVYYIQQAREQLDATQEKIASERNINRPSDDPISTRTLLDLDDKINSIDQYTTNITKSTTWLEVSSTALTGMADILAQAKELVATINSGSTDASDRQNVNDQLETLKKQIVDMGNTQLGDQYIFGGFDNSAAPFSNSSNDYAGDGSQIVVDISQSSSQAINITGDRLLKGTGTDPSYGTTDILQAFDDLMAAVGDSTHESDPAAIQAGAQALEAGAEQITNAQVDVASRLTRLESMTNLHTSMKNSLQTIAGTIQNADIAKLGVELSLQQTAFEATLSATAKISDLSLLDYL